Proteins from a genomic interval of Nocardia sp. BMG51109:
- a CDS encoding alpha/beta hydrolase family protein: protein MHRLLRCLVVLFAMIAATVPTVAHAAPTGGPAILDVRPLGGRQFEVVVYSAAMAKPITVWLSHPGEPAPALYLLNAVDGGENGGPWTTRTDAAQFFADKPVNVVVPMGGRASYYTNWAADDPVLGRNQWSTFLIHELPPLLAERFQATGRNAVAGTSMSATSALDLAIEAPGMYQAVGSYSGCPRTSDAVSRAYVHSQLGIFGANAANMWGGPGDPAWQAHDPVLNADRLRGVALYISAGTGGAGVHDTLGDPSIGGNAGVLADRLAVGGPMESVVNGCTRELSDRLGALGIPATVVFRPGTHAWPYWQDDLHNSWPVFAAALGV from the coding sequence ATGCACCGGCTCCTGCGTTGCCTGGTTGTCCTGTTCGCGATGATTGCCGCAACTGTGCCGACAGTCGCCCACGCCGCCCCGACGGGCGGCCCGGCGATTCTCGACGTGCGCCCGCTCGGCGGCCGGCAGTTCGAGGTGGTGGTCTATTCCGCCGCCATGGCCAAGCCGATCACGGTGTGGCTGTCGCATCCCGGCGAGCCCGCTCCGGCGCTGTATCTGCTCAATGCGGTCGACGGCGGCGAGAACGGCGGCCCCTGGACCACCCGCACCGACGCCGCGCAGTTCTTCGCCGACAAGCCGGTCAACGTGGTGGTGCCGATGGGCGGGCGGGCCAGCTACTACACGAACTGGGCCGCCGACGATCCGGTGCTGGGGCGAAACCAGTGGTCCACCTTCCTGATTCACGAGCTGCCGCCGTTGCTGGCGGAGCGCTTCCAGGCGACCGGCCGCAATGCCGTTGCGGGAACGTCGATGTCGGCGACCTCGGCGCTGGATCTCGCGATCGAGGCGCCGGGAATGTATCAGGCGGTGGGCTCCTACAGCGGCTGCCCGCGCACCAGCGATGCGGTGTCGCGCGCCTACGTCCATTCGCAGCTGGGCATTTTCGGCGCCAATGCCGCCAATATGTGGGGTGGTCCGGGCGATCCGGCGTGGCAGGCGCACGACCCGGTGCTGAATGCCGACCGGTTACGCGGTGTGGCGCTCTATATTTCGGCCGGAACCGGCGGCGCGGGCGTGCACGACACCCTCGGTGACCCGTCGATCGGCGGCAATGCCGGTGTCCTGGCCGACCGGCTCGCGGTCGGCGGCCCGATGGAGTCGGTCGTCAACGGCTGCACCCGGGAACTGTCGGACCGTCTGGGGGCACTGGGCATCCCGGCCACGGTGGTGTTCCGGCCCGGCACTCACGCCTGGCCGTACTGGCAGGACGATCTGCACAACTCCTGGCCGGTGTTCGCCGCCGCCCTGGGTGTGTGA
- a CDS encoding VOC family protein, which produces MTSVNTFLWFDRGAEAAAEFYTSVVPDSRITDISRNPDGSAFIVSLELAGHAVTLMNGGPGHSHTDAASIQVLVDTQDEVDRLWAALTDGGASGPCGWLTDRYGLSWQVVPAPMLTLMSGDRAAAVGAALRTMSKIDLKVLQDAHDRG; this is translated from the coding sequence ATGACCAGCGTCAACACCTTCCTCTGGTTCGATCGGGGCGCCGAGGCGGCGGCCGAGTTCTACACCTCGGTGGTACCGGATTCCCGGATCACCGACATCTCCCGCAACCCCGACGGATCGGCCTTCATCGTGTCGCTCGAGCTGGCCGGGCACGCGGTCACGCTGATGAACGGCGGACCGGGTCATTCGCATACCGATGCGGCGTCCATCCAGGTCCTCGTCGACACCCAGGACGAGGTCGACCGGCTGTGGGCCGCGCTGACCGACGGCGGCGCGTCCGGGCCGTGCGGGTGGCTGACCGATCGGTACGGGTTGTCCTGGCAGGTGGTGCCCGCGCCGATGCTGACGCTGATGAGCGGTGACCGTGCCGCGGCCGTCGGTGCGGCGCTGCGCACCATGTCCAAGATCGACCTCAAGGTGTTGCAGGACGCCCACGACCGGGGCTGA
- a CDS encoding WYL domain-containing protein — MDQAIVMTLMHISERPYRKTRGWSGSTPDGGLIIQLYVDRWEWLIPLVTSYGADVLVEEPTELRHAITTHLTRALDAYEQAVFNKDSGPPLSASDYRAPPHPHPEPEYCREDTDAGHSIQTNAGAAAQNRSQSRGGLAPQRN; from the coding sequence ATGGACCAGGCCATCGTCATGACGCTCATGCACATAAGCGAGCGTCCATACCGGAAGACTCGCGGCTGGTCGGGAAGCACACCGGACGGCGGTCTGATCATCCAGCTCTACGTCGACCGCTGGGAATGGCTGATCCCGCTCGTCACCAGCTACGGCGCCGACGTCCTCGTCGAAGAACCGACCGAACTACGCCACGCCATCACCACGCACCTGACGCGGGCACTTGACGCCTATGAACAGGCAGTTTTCAATAAGGACAGCGGCCCGCCGCTGAGCGCTTCGGACTACCGCGCTCCACCACACCCCCATCCGGAACCCGAGTACTGCCGCGAGGACACCGACGCGGGCCACAGCATCCAGACGAACGCGGGCGCGGCAGCTCAGAATCGGTCACAGTCACGCGGTGGTCTCGCTCCCCAGAGGAATTGA
- a CDS encoding TfoX/Sxy family protein codes for MAYDEELADRIRDLLGPALPEMVEKKMFGGLAFLAGGNMAVVASGHGGLMVRVDPADADRLVDGEAVTRMVMGGREMRNWLRITTEALDDDGVLSGWIERGLAYARSLPAK; via the coding sequence ATGGCCTACGACGAGGAACTGGCCGATCGGATCCGGGATCTGCTCGGTCCGGCGCTGCCGGAGATGGTGGAGAAGAAGATGTTCGGCGGGCTGGCGTTCCTGGCCGGCGGCAATATGGCGGTGGTGGCCAGCGGTCACGGCGGCCTGATGGTGCGCGTCGATCCGGCCGATGCCGACCGCCTGGTCGACGGCGAGGCGGTGACCAGGATGGTGATGGGCGGCCGAGAGATGCGCAATTGGCTGCGGATAACCACCGAGGCGCTGGACGACGACGGCGTCCTGTCGGGGTGGATCGAGCGCGGCCTCGCCTACGCGCGCTCGCTGCCGGCGAAGTAG
- a CDS encoding amino acid adenylation domain-containing protein, which produces MTRTQVGAATVGTDGDLPLSAGQMRWWVAQQLYPDVPNTVAMYLELTGPLTVELLRRCAVRAARDLQSPRVRFRLADGRPRQYVDPDAFDSPRYEDLADRADPVAAALEVMERDCGSPLDLCGDRLTTAVVFRVGADHHLLYLRSHHIVLDGVGAAAVLRRTAELYAGGVSSGTEPGASAAGVDPGTAGPVPLSVAELVEDERAYQDSRRARGDREYWATQLSGLADPVTLAGRRAAPAPRPHRVGATLPAATADRLAEVRRRTGASFPELVIAAFGCYLAGMTGADEVVMALPVAVRPTAALRRSAGSVSNVVPLRLNGIRGMSVPSVLDLVRSRVVGALRHQRYRYEDMQRDRGENQVARGGFGPVLNVLGFVEPLRLGPLTAQARLLSLGPVEDLLVNGYQLGPDERTARIDMQANPAVYSQATLRWHHDRFLRYLDRFLGAEQAVPVPERPRAVAAERVRSDRLLPDLLAASLGGAHRGPVFPAGDAEHARPMPGDVAEGSVAGQHGVGDGDGGEASRRVVEQRQARPNSMAADEAAGSVALQDGARRWSYRELDEETSRWARELIEFGAGPGTFVVVAVPRSGESVLAVWAVAKTGAAFVPVDPADPASRLAALLSDSGARLGVTVDRVRPGLPEGLAWLVLDDPDTAERVGRRSGGPVGDGDRPRPLRADHPAYAIYTSGTTGTPKGVVATHRGLGPLTDHIVEHYAVERDSRILHAHAPSFDAHLLALLGAFAAGARLVVQPADVVAGVELARLVNGASITHFLTTPAVLATIAPEQVPQLRVAVVGGESCPPDLVHRWAPALRLFNGYGPTETTVMATQSAPLAAGEPVPIGPPLPGVRAPVLDRRLRPVPPGARGELYVGGPGVAEGYLGRPGATAERFVADPFGTGERCYRTGDLVRAEVDGVLEFLGRGDEQLTVRGRRIEPAEVEAALTALPEIAHAVVTVDRAAAGDRLIGYVVAAQGVRIDSGDIVRKLRELLPAALVPGQLVELDRLPVTGHGKIDRRALPAPDAARRPYRAPETELQRLVADRFAAAVGAARIGLDDDFFEAGGNSLLGVAVSADLASASGKPVTVRWLYTTPTVAELSARIAGHDGGAAGDDALGVLLTLRRNGSRPPLFCVHSAVPLAWCYAGLARHITDRPVLGLQALTLAGEPRSGATIDELADGYADEILRAQPEGPYHLLGWSLGGQIAHAVAVRLRERGHAVALLVMLDSLIFPDDMPAPPTPRMRDLLTHLLGDEPEDGDALDDLTAEAAAAELATAAASFGTGLTADQLARLHRGYVDGVRLSHGYRPGVFDGDLLYFSATRGETEWLGADLWRPYVTGTLTEHPVDATHAQLTNADVVATIGPLLDAHLEGIR; this is translated from the coding sequence GTGACGCGAACCCAGGTCGGCGCGGCCACCGTCGGCACGGACGGCGATCTTCCGCTGTCGGCGGGGCAGATGCGGTGGTGGGTGGCGCAGCAGCTGTATCCGGACGTGCCGAATACCGTCGCGATGTACCTGGAGCTGACCGGGCCGCTGACGGTGGAGCTGTTGCGGCGCTGCGCGGTGCGGGCGGCCCGGGACCTGCAATCGCCGCGGGTGCGGTTCCGGCTCGCGGACGGGCGACCGCGGCAGTATGTGGACCCGGACGCCTTCGATTCGCCGCGTTACGAGGATCTCGCCGACCGCGCCGACCCGGTGGCCGCCGCGCTGGAGGTGATGGAGCGGGATTGCGGTTCGCCGCTCGACCTGTGCGGGGACCGGCTGACGACCGCGGTCGTCTTTCGGGTCGGCGCCGATCACCATCTGCTGTATCTGCGCAGCCATCACATCGTGCTGGACGGTGTGGGGGCGGCGGCGGTGCTGCGGCGTACCGCCGAACTGTACGCGGGCGGGGTGAGTTCGGGGACCGAGCCGGGCGCTTCGGCCGCCGGTGTCGATCCGGGAACGGCTGGGCCGGTTCCGCTCTCGGTGGCCGAGCTGGTGGAAGACGAACGCGCATACCAGGATTCGCGCCGGGCGCGTGGTGACCGGGAGTACTGGGCCACGCAGCTGTCGGGTCTGGCGGACCCGGTGACGCTGGCCGGGCGGCGGGCGGCGCCCGCGCCGCGGCCGCACCGAGTCGGGGCGACACTGCCTGCCGCCACGGCGGATCGGCTGGCGGAGGTGCGCCGCCGGACCGGTGCGAGCTTTCCCGAGCTGGTGATCGCCGCGTTCGGGTGTTACCTGGCCGGTATGACCGGGGCCGACGAGGTGGTGATGGCGCTTCCGGTGGCCGTCCGCCCCACGGCGGCGCTGCGCCGGTCGGCGGGGTCGGTGTCGAACGTGGTTCCGTTGCGGCTGAACGGTATTCGCGGTATGTCGGTGCCGTCGGTGCTCGACCTGGTGCGATCGCGGGTGGTCGGGGCGCTGCGGCACCAGCGCTACCGATACGAGGACATGCAGCGCGACCGCGGCGAAAACCAGGTGGCGCGTGGCGGTTTCGGGCCGGTGCTGAATGTGCTCGGATTCGTCGAACCGCTGCGACTGGGGCCGCTGACCGCGCAGGCGCGACTGCTGTCGCTCGGTCCGGTGGAGGATCTGCTCGTCAACGGATATCAGCTCGGCCCGGACGAGCGGACCGCGCGCATCGATATGCAGGCCAACCCCGCCGTGTACTCGCAGGCCACCCTGCGTTGGCATCACGACCGTTTCCTGCGCTACCTCGACCGTTTCCTGGGCGCGGAGCAGGCGGTACCGGTGCCCGAACGGCCGCGCGCGGTCGCGGCGGAGCGGGTGCGATCGGATCGGCTGCTGCCCGATCTGCTGGCTGCGAGCCTGGGTGGCGCCCACCGCGGTCCGGTCTTCCCGGCCGGCGACGCCGAGCACGCCCGGCCGATGCCGGGTGACGTGGCAGAGGGTTCGGTGGCCGGGCAGCACGGTGTCGGCGACGGGGACGGTGGCGAAGCGTCGCGGCGCGTCGTGGAACAGCGGCAGGCTCGGCCGAACTCGATGGCGGCCGATGAAGCGGCGGGGTCGGTTGCGTTGCAGGACGGTGCGCGGCGGTGGTCGTATCGGGAGCTGGACGAGGAAACGTCGCGCTGGGCGCGGGAGCTGATCGAGTTCGGGGCGGGGCCGGGAACTTTCGTGGTCGTCGCCGTGCCGCGGTCGGGGGAGTCGGTGCTCGCGGTGTGGGCGGTGGCGAAGACGGGTGCGGCCTTCGTGCCCGTGGATCCGGCGGATCCGGCATCGCGGCTGGCCGCGCTGCTATCGGATTCCGGTGCGCGGCTGGGAGTTACGGTGGATCGGGTGCGGCCGGGGCTGCCGGAAGGGCTGGCCTGGCTGGTGCTCGACGACCCGGACACGGCCGAGCGGGTCGGGCGGCGGTCCGGCGGACCGGTCGGAGACGGCGATCGCCCGCGGCCGTTGCGCGCGGACCATCCCGCCTACGCGATCTACACCTCCGGAACCACCGGAACGCCGAAGGGCGTGGTGGCCACCCATCGCGGGCTGGGGCCGCTCACCGACCACATCGTCGAGCACTATGCGGTGGAACGGGATTCGCGGATCCTGCACGCGCACGCGCCGTCGTTCGACGCCCACCTGCTGGCGCTGCTGGGCGCCTTCGCCGCCGGTGCGCGGCTGGTGGTTCAGCCGGCGGACGTGGTGGCCGGCGTCGAACTGGCCCGGCTGGTGAACGGGGCGAGCATCACGCATTTCCTCACCACGCCGGCGGTGCTGGCGACGATCGCGCCGGAACAGGTCCCCCAGCTGCGGGTCGCCGTGGTCGGAGGCGAGAGCTGCCCGCCCGATCTCGTGCACCGCTGGGCGCCCGCGCTGCGGCTGTTCAACGGTTACGGGCCGACCGAAACGACCGTGATGGCAACGCAGTCCGCGCCCCTGGCGGCCGGTGAGCCGGTGCCGATCGGTCCGCCGCTGCCGGGGGTGCGCGCACCGGTGCTGGACCGGCGGCTGCGTCCGGTGCCGCCGGGTGCTCGCGGGGAACTGTACGTCGGCGGGCCGGGCGTCGCCGAAGGCTATCTGGGCCGTCCGGGCGCGACGGCCGAACGCTTCGTCGCCGACCCGTTCGGTACCGGTGAACGCTGTTACCGCACCGGCGATCTCGTCCGCGCCGAGGTGGACGGCGTGCTGGAGTTCCTCGGCCGCGGCGACGAACAGCTCACCGTGCGCGGCCGCCGGATCGAGCCGGCGGAGGTGGAGGCGGCGCTGACCGCACTGCCGGAGATCGCGCACGCCGTCGTCACCGTCGACCGAGCCGCCGCGGGTGACCGGCTGATCGGGTATGTCGTTGCCGCACAGGGCGTCCGAATCGACAGCGGGGACATCGTGCGCAAGCTGCGCGAACTGCTGCCCGCCGCACTGGTTCCCGGGCAACTGGTCGAGCTGGACCGGTTGCCGGTCACCGGGCACGGCAAGATCGATCGCCGTGCGCTCCCGGCGCCCGATGCCGCCCGGCGTCCCTACCGCGCACCGGAAACCGAACTACAGCGACTGGTGGCGGACCGGTTCGCGGCGGCGGTCGGCGCGGCACGCATCGGACTCGACGACGACTTCTTCGAGGCGGGCGGGAATTCCCTGCTCGGCGTGGCGGTCTCGGCCGACCTGGCGAGCGCGAGCGGGAAGCCGGTCACTGTGCGGTGGCTCTACACCACGCCGACCGTGGCCGAGCTGTCCGCCCGCATCGCCGGGCACGACGGCGGCGCCGCCGGTGACGACGCCCTCGGCGTTCTGCTCACCTTGCGCCGCAACGGTTCTCGGCCGCCGCTGTTCTGTGTGCACTCGGCGGTTCCGCTGGCCTGGTGCTACGCGGGGCTCGCCCGCCACATCACCGATCGGCCGGTGCTCGGCCTGCAGGCGCTGACGCTGGCCGGCGAACCGCGCTCCGGCGCCACCATCGACGAACTCGCCGACGGATACGCCGACGAGATCCTGCGCGCGCAGCCGGAGGGGCCCTACCACCTGCTGGGCTGGTCGCTGGGCGGGCAGATCGCGCACGCGGTCGCGGTGCGCCTGCGCGAGCGCGGGCACGCCGTCGCGCTGCTGGTGATGCTGGACAGCCTGATATTCCCCGACGACATGCCCGCGCCCCCGACCCCGCGGATGCGCGATCTGCTGACCCACCTGCTCGGTGACGAACCCGAGGACGGCGACGCGCTGGACGATCTCACCGCCGAGGCCGCCGCGGCCGAACTGGCCACCGCCGCAGCCTCGTTCGGCACCGGGCTCACGGCCGACCAGCTCGCCCGCCTGCACCGCGGATACGTCGACGGGGTGCGGCTGTCGCACGGCTACCGGCCGGGCGTCTTCGACGGCGACCTGCTCTACTTCTCGGCCACCCGCGGCGAGACCGAATGGCTCGGCGCGGACCTGTGGCGCCCTTACGTCACCGGCACGCTGACCGAACACCCCGTCGACGCCACCCACGCCCAGCTGACCAACGCCGATGTGGTCGCGACGATCGGCCCGCTGCTCGACGCGCATCTGGAGGGAATCCGATGA
- a CDS encoding helix-turn-helix transcriptional regulator, whose product MTGTVDATQELAAFLRARRERLDPQAVGLPRRRSRRTPGLRREEVAELAGVSTDYVVRLEQGRGLRPSAGVLEALARALRLGPDERAYLFDLARQRLPDDGKPATMVSPALELLVADLSPLPAMVVNHRYDVLTWNREMARLYLDFDTLPPAQRNSMWICLLHPGMSEFFADRERTVREGIADLRAAWAAHPEDRVLAELIGEFRSRSAEFEELWAKRDVRVNGRGQKTMLHPEVGPVTVAFEVLAPMQDPDQRLIIYRAADDDSQAALDRLSAR is encoded by the coding sequence ATGACTGGCACGGTGGATGCGACACAGGAGCTGGCCGCCTTCTTGCGCGCCCGGCGGGAACGGCTGGATCCGCAGGCGGTCGGCCTGCCGCGGCGGCGGTCCCGGCGCACGCCCGGGCTGCGCCGCGAGGAGGTCGCGGAGCTGGCGGGCGTCAGCACCGACTACGTCGTGCGGCTGGAGCAGGGGCGCGGGTTGCGGCCCTCGGCGGGGGTGCTGGAGGCGCTCGCCCGCGCGCTGCGCCTGGGCCCGGACGAGCGGGCCTACCTGTTCGACCTGGCCCGGCAGCGGCTCCCCGACGACGGCAAGCCGGCCACCATGGTGTCGCCCGCCCTGGAACTGCTGGTGGCCGATCTTTCGCCGCTGCCGGCGATGGTGGTGAACCACCGCTACGACGTCCTCACCTGGAATCGTGAGATGGCCAGGTTGTACCTGGATTTCGACACCCTGCCGCCGGCGCAGCGCAATTCGATGTGGATATGCCTGCTGCATCCCGGGATGAGCGAGTTCTTCGCCGACCGGGAGCGCACCGTGCGCGAGGGCATCGCCGATCTGCGGGCGGCCTGGGCGGCACATCCCGAGGACCGGGTGCTCGCCGAGCTGATCGGAGAATTCCGTTCCCGCAGTGCGGAATTCGAGGAGCTGTGGGCGAAGCGGGACGTCCGGGTGAACGGGCGCGGCCAGAAGACCATGCTGCATCCCGAGGTCGGCCCGGTCACGGTCGCCTTCGAGGTCCTGGCGCCGATGCAGGATCCGGATCAGCGGCTGATCATCTACCGCGCCGCGGACGACGACAGTCAGGCGGCGCTGGACCGGCTCTCCGCGCGCTGA
- a CDS encoding DUF6875 domain-containing protein produces MVVRASGSEGGLVTGGQRVRGRGGTVRTGTRTGLRWWNVYEDRASWERRHPAARVFARWVDEHLVRPHAELGRDGPVCPFVSHSATRRLVWAGLAPENDRSAESDVRRTIDDALEVHCALRGENPSEARGLTLVTMFPELTRFDLIDAVHRARKTEVVGQGLMLGQFYPGCAVPGLWNHDFRPLDAPVPMLVLRTMMSTDFPFLAARSDWLYAYLTRMAPNLPGKLRWAIAERMRVDGPAAAEITALRAHAPGEHAR; encoded by the coding sequence GTGGTCGTGCGGGCCAGCGGGAGCGAGGGCGGTCTCGTGACCGGCGGGCAGCGGGTGCGGGGGCGTGGCGGCACGGTGCGCACCGGGACGCGGACCGGGTTGCGCTGGTGGAATGTGTACGAGGATCGGGCATCCTGGGAGCGGCGGCATCCGGCGGCGCGGGTGTTCGCGCGGTGGGTGGACGAGCATCTGGTGCGGCCGCACGCCGAACTCGGGCGGGACGGGCCGGTATGCCCGTTCGTCTCGCACAGCGCCACGCGGCGGCTGGTCTGGGCCGGGCTGGCGCCCGAGAACGACCGATCGGCCGAATCCGATGTGCGGCGGACCATCGATGACGCGCTCGAGGTCCACTGCGCGTTGCGCGGCGAAAACCCTTCCGAGGCACGGGGTCTCACCTTGGTGACCATGTTCCCCGAACTGACCCGATTCGATCTGATCGACGCCGTGCACCGGGCCCGCAAGACCGAGGTGGTCGGGCAGGGGCTCATGCTCGGGCAGTTCTATCCCGGATGCGCGGTGCCCGGCCTGTGGAATCACGACTTCCGCCCGCTCGACGCGCCCGTGCCGATGCTGGTGCTGCGCACGATGATGAGTACCGACTTCCCGTTCCTGGCCGCCCGCAGCGACTGGCTCTACGCGTACCTCACCCGGATGGCGCCGAATCTGCCGGGCAAGCTGCGCTGGGCGATTGCCGAACGGATGCGCGTGGACGGCCCCGCCGCCGCCGAGATCACCGCGCTGCGCGCACACGCGCCGGGGGAACACGCCCGCTGA
- a CDS encoding class I adenylate-forming enzyme family protein — protein sequence MTDTVDPRAVAARVTAELTGPGAPFEATVENVLGAPIPQLRTRRRSLVEQLDASAAWGEREYLVTAESRMTFAEHRTAAGALAQALADRYGVGKGDRIGILAANTPEWVVAFWAAQCLGAIAVGYNAWWAPREIEYGLGHTRPSVVIADAKRAVLLSESAGSGGGRRAEEPGGAGAEGSAVPVLTMEDDVPRLIAEYAGAAPRAAVAEDDPAVVLYTSGTSGRPKGVVHSHRNLVAVTDYHRFTDAMVAGMRGQLYREPSDKRFLLTSPLFHVASLHNLVIPRLATGAAVVMHQGPFEVERLLRLVERERVTNWGAVPTMASRMLEHDLSGYDLSSLTAFSLNAAPSSPAFHQRLRERLPVARVALTTSYGLTESGTAATVATPPELAAHPDTVGRPILGVAVEIRDPDGRPVPDGEQGEICIRSPYVMLGYWDDEAATTAAIDGDRWLRTGDFGTVEDGRLRLSGRRTDLIVRGGENVYPTEIENALDEHPAVLESAVLGIAHDDLGQEVAAVVVVADPAAVTESALREFATERLAYFKVPARWVITDKPLPRNATGKVVRREIVI from the coding sequence ATGACCGACACCGTTGATCCACGGGCGGTTGCGGCTCGGGTCACCGCGGAGCTGACCGGGCCGGGCGCGCCGTTCGAGGCGACGGTCGAGAACGTGCTCGGGGCGCCGATCCCGCAGCTGCGCACCCGGCGGCGTTCGCTGGTGGAGCAGCTCGACGCCTCGGCCGCGTGGGGTGAACGCGAGTATCTGGTGACGGCGGAGAGCCGGATGACGTTCGCGGAGCATCGGACCGCGGCGGGTGCGCTCGCGCAGGCACTGGCGGACCGATACGGAGTCGGTAAGGGCGACCGTATCGGCATTCTGGCGGCCAATACTCCCGAATGGGTGGTGGCGTTCTGGGCGGCGCAGTGTCTCGGCGCGATCGCGGTCGGGTACAACGCGTGGTGGGCGCCCCGGGAGATCGAGTACGGGCTCGGGCACACGCGGCCGTCGGTGGTGATCGCGGATGCGAAACGTGCTGTCCTGCTGAGTGAATCGGCGGGTTCGGGCGGTGGTCGCCGGGCCGAAGAGCCGGGCGGCGCGGGAGCCGAGGGCTCCGCTGTCCCCGTGCTCACGATGGAGGACGACGTTCCCCGGCTGATTGCCGAATACGCCGGTGCCGCACCGCGCGCCGCCGTCGCCGAGGACGATCCGGCGGTGGTTCTGTACACCAGCGGCACCAGCGGGCGACCCAAGGGAGTCGTGCATTCGCACCGGAACCTGGTGGCGGTCACCGATTATCACCGTTTCACCGATGCCATGGTGGCCGGTATGCGGGGGCAGCTGTACCGGGAGCCCAGCGATAAGCGCTTCCTGCTGACCTCGCCGCTGTTCCACGTCGCGAGCCTGCACAACCTGGTGATCCCGCGCCTGGCCACCGGGGCGGCCGTAGTGATGCACCAGGGTCCGTTCGAGGTCGAGCGGCTGCTGCGGCTGGTGGAGCGCGAGCGGGTGACCAACTGGGGCGCGGTGCCGACAATGGCGAGCCGGATGCTCGAACACGACCTGTCCGGCTACGACCTGTCGTCGCTGACCGCGTTTTCGCTCAATGCCGCGCCCTCGTCCCCGGCATTTCACCAGCGGCTGCGCGAGCGGCTGCCGGTCGCCCGGGTGGCGCTCACCACCAGCTACGGATTGACCGAAAGCGGTACGGCCGCAACGGTTGCCACGCCGCCGGAACTGGCCGCGCATCCGGATACGGTGGGGCGTCCCATCCTGGGTGTCGCGGTGGAGATCCGCGACCCGGACGGGCGGCCCGTGCCCGACGGCGAGCAGGGCGAGATCTGCATCCGCAGCCCGTACGTGATGCTCGGCTACTGGGACGACGAGGCCGCCACCACGGCCGCCATCGACGGCGACCGCTGGTTGCGTACCGGCGATTTCGGGACGGTCGAGGACGGTCGGCTCCGATTGTCCGGCCGCCGCACCGATCTCATCGTGCGCGGCGGAGAGAACGTGTACCCCACCGAGATCGAGAACGCGCTCGACGAACATCCCGCGGTGCTGGAATCGGCCGTGCTCGGGATCGCGCACGACGATCTCGGACAGGAGGTGGCGGCCGTCGTGGTGGTGGCCGATCCGGCCGCTGTCACCGAGTCGGCGCTGCGCGAGTTCGCCACCGAGCGGCTGGCCTACTTCAAGGTGCCCGCTCGCTGGGTGATCACCGACAAGCCCTTGCCGCGCAACGCGACCGGCAAGGTCGTCCGCCGCGAGATAGTGATCTGA
- a CDS encoding DUF1772 domain-containing protein produces MTTMQASTTSTLGTTSLVVATISTGLLAGVFYAYASSVMPALRQVDDRTFVAVMNRINVVIVNPVFMFSFLGSVAFTALAAALHLRADQRTVLWWILAALVLNVTSLLITAGGNIPLNNRLADTAGGDLAALRRQFEGAWVRLNILRGIANTAAVGTLAWALRCAGRG; encoded by the coding sequence ATGACAACGATGCAGGCAAGCACCACCTCGACACTCGGCACCACTTCCCTTGTGGTGGCGACCATTTCGACCGGCCTGCTGGCCGGTGTGTTCTATGCCTATGCCAGTTCGGTGATGCCGGCGTTGCGGCAGGTCGATGATCGCACCTTCGTGGCGGTGATGAACCGGATCAATGTGGTGATCGTCAATCCGGTCTTCATGTTCAGCTTTCTCGGATCGGTCGCGTTCACCGCGCTGGCGGCCGCGCTGCATTTGCGCGCGGATCAGCGCACCGTGCTGTGGTGGATCCTGGCGGCGCTGGTGCTCAACGTGACCAGCCTCCTGATCACCGCCGGCGGCAACATCCCGCTCAACAACCGCCTCGCCGACACCGCCGGTGGCGATCTCGCCGCGCTCCGACGGCAGTTCGAGGGGGCGTGGGTGCGGCTGAACATCCTGCGCGGCATCGCGAATACCGCCGCCGTCGGAACCCTCGCCTGGGCCCTGCGTTGCGCCGGCCGCGGGTGA